A region of Rhizorhabdus wittichii RW1 DNA encodes the following proteins:
- a CDS encoding protein of unknown function DUF849 (PFAM: protein of unknown function DUF849): MHAKVIITCAVTGNITTREQCPHLPVTPQEIAEAALLAAEEGAAIAHIHVRDPATGAPSMEIDHYREVVERIRARRPELIINLTTGPGGRYVPGDEEPAVAGPGTTLIRPELRVAHIPILKPDICTLDLNTMNSGKQVVINTPANVTKMARIIRAAGVMPEIELFDSGDVHLARDLIAAGELDGPGLFSFVLGVRYGFDASPETLLYARNMLPAGATWTGFGVGRASFPMVAQSWLLGGHVRVGLEDNIHMAKGVLAPSNAALVRRAREILAGLGAEPATPAEARAHLKLD, encoded by the coding sequence ATGCACGCGAAGGTCATCATCACCTGCGCGGTGACCGGCAACATCACCACGCGCGAGCAGTGCCCGCACCTGCCGGTCACGCCGCAGGAGATCGCCGAGGCGGCGCTGCTGGCGGCCGAGGAGGGGGCGGCGATCGCGCATATCCATGTGCGCGACCCAGCGACCGGCGCGCCTTCGATGGAGATCGACCATTATCGCGAGGTCGTCGAGCGCATCCGCGCGCGGCGGCCCGAGCTGATCATCAACCTCACCACCGGCCCCGGCGGGCGCTATGTGCCCGGCGACGAGGAGCCGGCGGTGGCGGGGCCCGGCACGACGCTGATCCGGCCCGAGCTGCGGGTCGCGCATATCCCGATCCTCAAGCCCGACATCTGCACGCTCGACCTCAACACGATGAACTCGGGCAAGCAGGTGGTGATCAACACGCCCGCCAATGTGACGAAGATGGCGCGGATCATCCGCGCGGCCGGGGTGATGCCCGAGATCGAACTGTTCGACAGCGGCGACGTCCATCTCGCCCGCGACCTCATCGCGGCGGGCGAGCTCGACGGGCCCGGCCTCTTCTCCTTCGTGCTCGGCGTCAGATATGGCTTCGACGCCAGTCCGGAGACGCTGCTCTACGCGCGTAACATGCTGCCGGCGGGGGCGACCTGGACCGGCTTCGGGGTCGGCCGCGCCTCCTTTCCGATGGTGGCGCAGTCCTGGCTGCTCGGCGGCCATGTCCGCGTCGGGCTGGAGGACAATATCCATATGGCGAAGGGGGTGCTGGCGCCGTCGAACGCGGCGCTGGTGCGGCGCGCGCGGGAGATTCTCGCCGGCCTCGGCGCCGAACCGGCAACGCCCGCCGAAGCGCGGGCCCATCTCAAGCTCGATTAA
- a CDS encoding short-chain dehydrogenase/reductase SDR (PFAM: NAD-dependent epimerase/dehydratase; short-chain dehydrogenase/reductase SDR) codes for MSGDVGLAGKVAVLFGGTGGIGAATASALARAGARIALVGGRDLARAEAVAARLPGDGHRGYVADIASSEEIGALAARVAKDFGRADILVNGAGVTRAIPHADLDALDDALIDLLMVHNVRAPIAAVRAFREMLAASGDGLVVNISSIAATTAVGSNVAYCAAKAAMDTMGAALARALAPAIRVVSVSPGAVDTDFVPGRDRQASERIAASTPLRRLASPEEVADAVVACATHLRFTTGSVVQVDGGRHL; via the coding sequence ATGAGCGGCGACGTCGGCCTGGCCGGCAAGGTCGCGGTCCTGTTCGGCGGGACCGGCGGGATCGGCGCGGCGACGGCGTCGGCGCTGGCGCGCGCCGGGGCGCGGATCGCGCTGGTCGGCGGCCGGGACCTGGCGCGGGCCGAGGCCGTCGCCGCGCGGCTGCCGGGCGACGGCCACCGCGGCTATGTCGCGGATATCGCCAGCTCGGAAGAGATCGGGGCGCTGGCGGCGCGGGTGGCGAAGGATTTCGGCCGGGCCGACATCCTCGTCAACGGCGCCGGCGTCACCCGCGCGATCCCGCACGCCGATCTCGACGCGCTCGACGACGCGCTGATCGACCTGCTGATGGTCCACAACGTCCGCGCCCCGATCGCCGCGGTCCGCGCGTTTCGGGAGATGCTCGCGGCGAGCGGCGACGGACTGGTGGTGAACATCTCGTCGATCGCCGCGACCACGGCGGTCGGATCGAACGTCGCCTATTGCGCGGCCAAGGCGGCGATGGACACGATGGGCGCCGCGCTCGCCCGCGCGCTCGCCCCCGCCATCCGGGTGGTCAGCGTCTCGCCCGGCGCGGTCGACACCGATTTCGTGCCGGGGCGCGACCGCCAGGCGTCGGAGCGGATCGCCGCGTCGACGCCGCTGCGCCGGCTCGCTTCGCCCGAGGAAGTCGCCGATGCCGTCGTCGCCTGTGCCACCCATCTGCGCTTCACCACCGGCAGCGTCGTCCAGGTGGACGGCGGCCGTCACCTCTAG
- a CDS encoding intradiol ring-cleavage dioxygenase (PFAM: intradiol ring-cleavage dioxygenase; Catechol dioxygenase, N-terminal domain protein) yields MIIDHQADLTLAVELAMARTPDPRLREVMAALVRHAHAFVREVRPTDEEFERGIDFLIGIGQATDEKKNEVVLAADVLGISSLVGLLNKPLDGVRTAPALLGPFWRRNAPECAPGDSIVRCAVEGERLLVRGSVRDPAGRPIAGARIDVWQASPVGLYENQDDGQPEMNLRGLFTADAAGAYHFETVRPAGYPVPTDGPVGDLLRAQRRHPYRPAHIHFMVTAPGHATLVTQIFADEQDRLETDVTFGVLEPLVARFEPKEGGNLQVLRCDFVLEAGETRIPKAPIP; encoded by the coding sequence ATGATCATCGACCACCAGGCCGACCTCACCCTTGCCGTCGAGCTCGCCATGGCCCGGACGCCGGACCCTCGCCTTCGCGAGGTGATGGCCGCGCTGGTGCGCCACGCCCACGCCTTCGTCCGCGAGGTGCGGCCGACCGACGAGGAGTTCGAGCGCGGCATCGATTTCCTGATCGGCATCGGCCAGGCCACCGACGAGAAGAAGAACGAGGTGGTGCTCGCCGCCGACGTGCTCGGCATATCCAGCCTCGTCGGGCTGCTCAACAAGCCGCTCGACGGCGTCCGCACCGCGCCCGCGCTGCTCGGTCCCTTCTGGCGGAGGAACGCGCCCGAATGCGCGCCGGGCGACAGCATCGTCCGCTGCGCGGTGGAAGGGGAACGGCTGCTGGTGCGCGGGTCCGTCCGCGATCCGGCCGGCCGGCCGATCGCCGGGGCCCGCATCGACGTCTGGCAGGCGTCGCCGGTCGGGCTCTACGAGAATCAGGACGACGGCCAGCCGGAGATGAACCTTCGCGGCCTGTTCACCGCCGACGCGGCGGGCGCCTATCATTTCGAGACGGTTCGCCCGGCCGGCTATCCGGTCCCGACCGACGGTCCGGTCGGCGATCTGCTGCGGGCGCAGCGCCGCCATCCCTATCGGCCGGCGCACATCCATTTCATGGTGACGGCGCCGGGCCATGCGACCCTCGTCACCCAGATCTTCGCCGACGAGCAGGACCGCCTCGAAACCGACGTGACCTTCGGCGTGCTCGAGCCGCTCGTCGCCCGCTTCGAGCCGAAGGAGGGCGGCAATCTCCAGGTGCTGCGCTGCGACTTCGTGCTCGAAGCGGGCGAGACGCGCATTCCCAAGGCGCCGATCCCATGA
- a CDS encoding transcriptional regulator, LysR family (PFAM: regulatory protein, LysR; LysR, substrate-binding), translating to MAPLNVTLKQIRAFVAAADTGSLTTAAVVVNSTQSSLSVLIRELEEAIGLRLFDRTTRKLVLTEAGQEYLVHAQRILIEVEHAHLSTTELVERKRGRVVIAAPPIMAAALLPEIIADYHRSYPNISIVVEDMPPAEIVPAVASGQIDCGIGVFGDTPDGVKAVAVLKERMLIIAKAGNPLLARPTLRWSDLRGQPVVAIKGGAQIRREVDVRLRLARITEEPVIEVRQMLTVLGMVSAGLGVAVWPSWASMFLAPFGVEGRPLADAAPQLDVAVVTPSSRGLSPAATSFHAMLTANIGRVVAEVEPSA from the coding sequence TTGGCCCCGCTGAACGTCACGCTGAAGCAGATAAGGGCTTTCGTCGCGGCCGCCGACACCGGCAGCCTGACGACGGCAGCCGTGGTCGTGAACTCGACCCAGTCGTCGCTGTCGGTGCTGATCCGCGAGCTGGAGGAGGCGATCGGCCTGCGGCTGTTCGACCGCACGACCCGCAAGCTGGTGCTGACCGAGGCCGGACAGGAATATCTGGTCCATGCGCAGCGAATCCTGATCGAGGTCGAGCACGCCCATCTCAGCACGACCGAACTGGTCGAGCGGAAACGGGGCAGGGTGGTGATCGCCGCGCCGCCGATCATGGCGGCGGCGCTGCTGCCGGAGATCATCGCGGACTATCACCGGAGCTATCCGAACATCTCGATCGTGGTCGAGGACATGCCGCCGGCCGAGATCGTTCCGGCGGTCGCCTCGGGGCAGATCGACTGCGGGATCGGCGTGTTCGGCGATACGCCGGACGGGGTGAAGGCGGTCGCCGTGCTGAAGGAGCGGATGCTGATCATCGCCAAGGCGGGCAATCCGCTGCTGGCGCGGCCGACGCTCCGCTGGTCCGATCTGCGCGGCCAGCCGGTCGTGGCGATCAAGGGCGGCGCGCAGATCCGGCGCGAGGTCGACGTCCGGCTGCGGCTGGCGCGGATCACCGAGGAGCCGGTGATCGAGGTCCGGCAGATGCTCACCGTGCTCGGCATGGTGTCGGCGGGACTGGGGGTGGCGGTGTGGCCGTCCTGGGCGAGCATGTTCCTGGCGCCGTTCGGCGTCGAGGGGCGGCCGCTTGCCGATGCAGCGCCGCAGCTCGACGTCGCGGTGGTCACGCCCAGCAGCCGTGGCCTGTCGCCGGCCGCGACCAGTTTTCACGCCATGCTGACGGCCAATATCGGGCGCGTCGTCGCGGAGGTCGAACCCTCCGCCTAG
- a CDS encoding amidohydrolase (PFAM: amidohydrolase; Amidohydrolase 3): MKRTLIRNGRVVTVDPALGDIDDCDILIVGDRIAEVRPAIDADADEVIDARDKIVIPGLVNAHLHTWQTGLRSIGSGWTGPDYHRIVHGNMGTRFLPDDNHVGTLLGALEQLSGGVTTIFDWCHDITSIDYAHRSIDALDEAGIRAVFGHGSAKPNAAPGELPFTHIPHPRERVEALRNGRLSSDDGLVTLAVAILGPQFSIPEVVEHDFRMVRDLGLPSSSHAARRPKDWVSPEGFHIPARLGLLDARHNVVHANYIGDEELKLIVDCGASVTVTANIEVHVHPMDPVSGRLLALGAMPSLGIDSVPLANSDFFNEMRLAMLYQRALDQRVAWRNGAPPPDRLPVPPRQVLEWATIGGARALCMEDRIGSLTPGKKADVVLIDGLALNMFPVHEPTFSTVQQANAANVDTVLVDGIVRKRGGKLVYADALLAQRRDELLRSVSRIIAESGYRSSAIGS, encoded by the coding sequence ATGAAGAGGACGCTCATCCGCAACGGCAGGGTGGTGACGGTCGATCCCGCGCTCGGCGACATCGACGATTGCGACATCCTGATCGTCGGCGACCGCATCGCAGAGGTGCGGCCGGCGATCGACGCCGACGCCGACGAGGTGATCGACGCCCGCGACAAGATCGTCATACCGGGCCTCGTCAACGCGCATCTCCATACCTGGCAGACCGGGTTGCGCTCGATCGGCAGCGGATGGACCGGGCCGGACTATCACCGCATCGTCCATGGCAATATGGGCACCCGCTTCCTGCCCGACGACAATCATGTCGGGACGCTGCTCGGCGCGCTCGAGCAGTTGAGCGGCGGCGTCACCACCATCTTCGACTGGTGCCACGACATCACCTCGATCGACTATGCCCATCGCTCGATCGACGCGCTCGACGAGGCGGGCATCCGCGCGGTGTTCGGCCATGGATCGGCCAAGCCGAACGCGGCGCCGGGCGAGCTGCCCTTCACCCATATCCCCCATCCGCGCGAGCGGGTGGAGGCGCTGCGGAACGGCCGGTTGTCGTCCGACGACGGGCTGGTGACGCTGGCGGTGGCGATCCTCGGGCCGCAATTCTCGATCCCCGAGGTGGTCGAGCATGATTTCCGCATGGTGCGCGACCTCGGCCTGCCGTCGAGCTCGCACGCCGCGCGCCGGCCCAAGGACTGGGTGTCGCCCGAGGGCTTCCACATCCCGGCGCGGCTCGGGCTGCTCGACGCGCGGCACAATGTCGTCCACGCCAACTATATCGGCGACGAGGAGCTCAAGCTGATCGTCGACTGCGGCGCGTCGGTGACGGTGACCGCCAATATCGAGGTGCACGTCCACCCGATGGACCCGGTCAGCGGGCGGCTGCTGGCGCTCGGCGCGATGCCGTCGCTCGGCATCGACAGCGTCCCGCTGGCGAACAGCGACTTCTTCAACGAGATGCGCCTCGCCATGCTCTACCAACGCGCGCTCGACCAGCGCGTCGCCTGGCGGAACGGGGCGCCGCCGCCCGACCGTCTGCCGGTTCCGCCCCGGCAGGTGCTCGAATGGGCGACGATCGGCGGCGCCCGCGCGCTGTGCATGGAGGATCGGATCGGCAGCCTGACGCCCGGCAAGAAGGCCGACGTGGTGCTGATCGACGGGCTCGCGCTCAACATGTTCCCGGTGCACGAGCCGACCTTCAGCACGGTGCAGCAGGCGAACGCCGCCAATGTCGATACGGTGCTGGTCGACGGCATCGTGCGCAAGCGGGGCGGCAAGCTGGTCTATGCCGACGCTCTCCTCGCGCAGCGCCGCGACGAGCTTTTGCGATCGGTGTCGCGCATCATCGCCGAATCCGGCTATCGTTCCTCGGCCATCGGTTCGTGA
- a CDS encoding Endoribonuclease L-PSP (PFAM: Endoribonuclease L-PSP), whose amino-acid sequence MPCHSEATMGRDMHKITMPDGVFEPVKGLYSQVITTSSPIRHEIAGSLAYDAEGRLPETLADQCRAVMRNIDLSLQSVGMAPANVIRMRIYTLDMDAFLKEGLPIVFGYFGETRPTSTLVQITRLANPKMLVEIDATAAPFD is encoded by the coding sequence ATGCCCTGTCACAGCGAAGCAACCATGGGCAGGGACATGCACAAGATCACGATGCCGGACGGCGTATTCGAACCCGTGAAGGGCCTTTATTCGCAGGTGATCACGACAAGCTCGCCGATCCGGCACGAGATTGCCGGGTCGCTCGCCTATGACGCCGAGGGCAGGCTGCCCGAAACGCTGGCCGACCAGTGCCGGGCGGTGATGCGCAACATCGACCTGTCGCTGCAATCGGTCGGCATGGCCCCGGCCAACGTCATCCGCATGCGCATCTACACGCTCGACATGGACGCCTTCCTCAAGGAGGGGCTGCCGATCGTGTTCGGCTATTTCGGCGAAACCCGGCCGACCTCGACGCTGGTGCAGATCACGCGGCTCGCCAACCCGAAGATGCTGGTCGAGATCGACGCGACCGCCGCCCCCTTCGACTGA
- a CDS encoding amidohydrolase 2 (PFAM: amidohydrolase 2) — MDDHNHCCGHQHRRDFLRTLAVAAGGSIVAAGAAGEAQAKAKPQAPAAPRPGARIDTHAHLWPVDYLDYLEKHGAPGVAIARNIRATDSEQDLQARFAMMDAAGVAKQVLSASPQILQTPDAAACATGARMINDTYADLVRRHPDRFLAYGAVPLPHVAEAIAEARRCIEQLGFAGIALTTLIANRTIADPAYLPFYAELDRLGAILYIHPTGCGTLSPMVNDFRLEWVVGAPFEDSLATLQLLKADIPHKFPNIRFHIAHLGGVVAFLMQRIEDNYTGWKAFPRSPTAELAKMWFDTANFHGPALRCIAETFGTERLMLGSDFPYFQDELYTRIVTYVEKSGLPDATAEAILSGNAHRLYGKG; from the coding sequence ATGGACGATCATAACCACTGCTGCGGGCATCAGCACCGCCGCGATTTCCTGCGCACCCTGGCCGTCGCCGCCGGGGGCTCGATCGTGGCCGCCGGCGCCGCCGGGGAAGCGCAGGCCAAGGCAAAGCCGCAGGCTCCTGCCGCGCCCCGCCCCGGCGCCCGCATCGACACCCATGCCCATCTCTGGCCGGTCGACTATCTCGACTATCTCGAAAAGCATGGCGCGCCGGGCGTCGCCATCGCCCGCAACATCCGCGCGACCGACAGCGAGCAGGACCTGCAGGCGCGCTTCGCGATGATGGATGCGGCCGGGGTCGCCAAGCAGGTGCTGTCGGCCTCGCCGCAGATCCTGCAGACGCCCGACGCCGCCGCCTGCGCGACCGGCGCCAGGATGATCAACGACACCTATGCCGACCTGGTGCGGCGCCACCCCGACCGCTTCCTCGCCTATGGCGCGGTGCCGCTGCCGCATGTCGCGGAGGCGATCGCCGAGGCGCGGCGCTGCATCGAGCAGCTCGGTTTCGCCGGGATCGCGCTGACCACGCTGATCGCGAACCGGACGATCGCTGATCCGGCCTATCTTCCCTTCTATGCCGAGCTCGATCGCCTCGGCGCGATCCTCTACATCCACCCCACCGGCTGCGGCACGCTGAGCCCGATGGTCAACGACTTCCGCCTCGAATGGGTGGTGGGCGCGCCGTTCGAGGATTCGCTGGCGACGCTCCAGCTATTGAAGGCGGACATCCCGCACAAATTCCCCAATATCCGCTTCCACATCGCCCATCTCGGCGGCGTGGTCGCGTTCCTGATGCAGCGCATCGAGGACAATTACACCGGCTGGAAGGCCTTCCCGCGCAGCCCCACCGCCGAACTGGCGAAGATGTGGTTCGACACGGCCAACTTCCACGGCCCGGCGCTGCGCTGCATCGCCGAGACCTTCGGCACCGAGCGGCTGATGCTCGGCAGCGACTTCCCCTATTTCCAGGACGAGCTCTACACCCGCATCGTCACCTATGTGGAGAAGAGCGGGCTGCCGGACGCCACCGCCGAAGCGATCCTGAGCGGCAACGCCCACCGGCTCTACGGCAAGGGCTGA
- a CDS encoding transcriptional regulator, BadM/Rrf2 family (TIGRFAM: putative transcriptional regulator, Rrf2 family~PFAM: protein of unknown function UPF0074) — MRLTRYTDYSLRVLIHLAINDDRLCSIGEISRTYDVSHNHLMKVVNALSRDGFIETVRGRTGGMRLARPANEITVGEVVRRTEEGFQLADCSGCALSPVCGLTGVLAEAMQAMMTVFDSYKVSDLLTDREAMRRLMNRQSPLGIGLH, encoded by the coding sequence GTGCGGCTGACGCGCTACACGGACTATTCGCTCAGGGTTCTGATTCACCTCGCGATCAACGACGACCGCCTCTGCTCGATCGGCGAGATTTCGCGCACCTACGATGTCTCGCACAATCACCTGATGAAGGTGGTCAACGCCCTCTCGCGCGACGGCTTCATCGAGACCGTGCGGGGGCGGACGGGCGGCATGCGCCTCGCCCGGCCCGCGAACGAGATCACCGTCGGCGAGGTCGTGCGCAGGACCGAGGAGGGCTTCCAGCTCGCCGATTGCTCGGGATGCGCGCTGTCGCCGGTCTGCGGCCTGACCGGGGTCCTCGCCGAGGCGATGCAGGCGATGATGACGGTGTTCGATTCCTACAAGGTCTCGGACCTGCTGACCGACCGCGAGGCGATGCGGCGATTGATGAACCGGCAATCGCCGCTCGGCATCGGCCTGCACTGA
- a CDS encoding multicopper oxidase, type 3 (PFAM: multicopper oxidase, type 1; multicopper oxidase, type 2; multicopper oxidase, type 3), which yields MMSAFTRRDAVLTGLGAALTVPTLAAASTSAARAGAGRAKGRPGAAHHKFEMNIEETRITLVGKQSFQTFAFGGQVPAPLFHVREGDEVEVVLNNLTTLPHTIHWHGILQRGTWQMDGVPDMTQLGIQPGDSFTYRFVADPAGTMWYHCHVNVNEHVATRGMWGPFIVDPVKPTPIEREVTGDYILMFSEWASAWADKLGQGGVPGDVFDYFTINGKSFPETQPIRVKEGDVIRLRLFGAGGGFHSIHIHGHVFQITFKDGHPLPAPINADTVLVGPGERYDIILRCDNPGRWMIHDHIDHHTMNGHTPHGGVMTLIEYDGIPRDQPWYHWAHKEFVPDFYYEESLRKPHGIYPNPVFKGVPVT from the coding sequence ATGATGTCTGCTTTCACGCGACGCGACGCCGTGCTGACCGGCCTGGGGGCGGCCCTCACCGTTCCGACCCTGGCCGCCGCCTCGACATCGGCTGCACGCGCCGGCGCCGGCCGGGCCAAGGGCCGGCCAGGCGCGGCCCACCACAAGTTCGAGATGAACATCGAGGAGACCCGCATCACGCTGGTCGGCAAGCAGAGCTTCCAGACCTTCGCCTTCGGCGGGCAAGTGCCGGCGCCGCTGTTCCACGTCCGCGAAGGCGACGAGGTCGAGGTCGTCCTCAACAACCTGACGACCCTCCCCCATACGATCCACTGGCACGGCATCCTCCAGCGCGGGACCTGGCAGATGGACGGCGTGCCCGACATGACCCAGCTCGGCATCCAGCCGGGGGACAGCTTCACCTACAGGTTCGTCGCCGATCCCGCCGGCACCATGTGGTATCACTGCCACGTCAACGTGAACGAGCATGTCGCGACGCGCGGCATGTGGGGTCCGTTCATCGTCGACCCGGTCAAGCCGACGCCGATCGAGCGCGAAGTGACCGGCGACTATATCCTGATGTTCTCCGAATGGGCCTCCGCCTGGGCCGACAAGCTGGGCCAGGGCGGCGTCCCCGGCGACGTGTTCGACTATTTCACGATCAACGGAAAATCCTTCCCCGAGACGCAGCCGATCCGCGTCAAGGAGGGCGACGTGATCCGGCTGCGGCTGTTCGGGGCCGGCGGCGGCTTCCACTCGATCCACATCCACGGCCATGTGTTCCAGATCACCTTCAAGGACGGCCATCCGCTGCCGGCGCCGATCAACGCCGACACCGTCCTGGTCGGGCCGGGCGAGCGCTACGACATCATCCTGCGCTGCGACAATCCGGGCCGCTGGATGATCCACGACCATATCGATCACCACACCATGAACGGGCACACGCCGCACGGCGGGGTCATGACCCTGATCGAATATGACGGCATCCCGCGCGATCAGCCCTGGTACCACTGGGCGCACAAGGAATTCGTCCCGGACTTCTACTACGAGGAGAGCCTCAGGAAGCCCCATGGAATCTATCCGAACCCCGTTTTCAAGGGCGTTCCGGTCACCTGA